One Bdellovibrionota bacterium DNA window includes the following coding sequences:
- a CDS encoding cytochrome c3 family protein, whose protein sequence is MSVQFLKPTGVPFTKSGLAFVGCAMFAISSVFAANRIDPKKCVDCHDVVDPKVFKASVHGELACTDCHAGGPFGEHEEAPQKVNCGSCHEDAEKEYRGSTHGTAKNNGISDAPSCVDCHGDAHLIQPFTSETARHSKANVPALCAKCHADIKLAKKYDIPVSDPVGAYKNSVHGRAIAAGNLKAAVCTDCHGYHTIQPGREMMSAVSKKQIPATCGRCHSDILEDYKVSVHGQAVARGITDAPACTDCHGEHAIVDTKSPESPVSPAQLTTKTCGHCHSDLTLAQRYGFSIQRLSTYMQSYHGMAVRRGSVTVANCSSCHETHRILPSSDTRSSIHPDNLAKTCGKCHPDATQAFSRVPVHLDTSPTASPILYWVRILYLWMIVSTIGLMLLHNLLIYAAAVVKKIRSHREEVVYTRFTTIQLVAHGLLLVSFTTLVITGFALHFSRAGWTVILDWVHLGEHARGVIHRTSAVIMLSAGVLHIFHSIFTRQGRKEIRELLPRLTDVRDLSANIFYYVKLVRARAATAPKLGRYTYIHKAEYWALIWGTIVMSVTGFALWFPELFSRFLPVWGIPLAELIHYFEAWLATLAILVWHLFFVIFHPDEYPMNVTWLTGKVTRHEMERDHPRELDRPNP, encoded by the coding sequence ATGAGTGTCCAATTTTTGAAACCGACCGGGGTTCCCTTTACAAAATCGGGCTTGGCATTCGTCGGCTGCGCAATGTTTGCGATTTCGTCGGTTTTTGCCGCGAACCGAATCGATCCGAAAAAGTGTGTTGATTGCCATGACGTCGTGGATCCCAAAGTTTTCAAGGCTTCCGTCCACGGCGAACTAGCCTGCACCGACTGCCACGCCGGCGGGCCCTTCGGCGAGCATGAGGAAGCTCCACAAAAAGTAAATTGCGGAAGCTGTCATGAAGATGCCGAAAAGGAGTACCGCGGCAGCACGCACGGCACTGCAAAGAACAATGGGATTTCAGATGCGCCTTCTTGTGTCGATTGCCACGGCGACGCGCATTTGATTCAGCCGTTCACCAGCGAAACCGCGAGACACAGCAAAGCCAACGTCCCCGCTTTGTGCGCCAAGTGTCACGCCGACATCAAACTCGCCAAGAAATACGACATCCCCGTGTCCGACCCTGTCGGCGCGTATAAAAACAGCGTCCACGGTCGTGCCATTGCGGCTGGTAATCTGAAAGCCGCCGTCTGTACCGACTGTCACGGCTATCACACGATCCAGCCGGGACGTGAAATGATGTCCGCGGTTTCGAAGAAACAAATTCCCGCAACATGTGGAAGATGCCACAGCGATATCTTAGAAGATTATAAGGTCTCCGTGCACGGACAGGCCGTCGCTCGCGGGATTACGGACGCCCCCGCCTGCACGGACTGCCACGGCGAACACGCCATCGTCGACACGAAATCGCCTGAATCGCCTGTGTCGCCTGCACAGCTGACAACGAAGACGTGCGGCCACTGTCATTCCGATCTTACTCTGGCCCAGCGATACGGATTTTCAATTCAACGGCTTTCAACGTACATGCAGAGTTATCATGGCATGGCCGTCCGGCGCGGCTCGGTCACCGTCGCAAACTGTTCCAGCTGCCATGAAACGCACCGGATTCTCCCCTCTTCCGATACCCGCTCCTCGATTCATCCGGACAACCTGGCCAAGACCTGCGGCAAGTGCCACCCCGATGCAACGCAGGCGTTCAGCCGCGTTCCCGTGCACTTGGACACCTCTCCGACAGCCAGCCCCATTCTCTACTGGGTTCGCATTCTCTATCTCTGGATGATTGTCAGCACGATCGGCCTGATGCTTCTTCATAACTTGCTCATTTATGCAGCGGCCGTCGTGAAAAAGATCCGCTCACACCGGGAAGAAGTCGTCTACACCCGATTCACAACGATTCAGCTCGTGGCTCACGGCCTGCTCCTGGTGAGCTTTACGACGCTTGTCATCACCGGCTTCGCGCTTCATTTTTCTCGCGCCGGCTGGACGGTGATTTTGGATTGGGTTCATTTGGGTGAACACGCTCGCGGCGTCATCCATCGTACCAGCGCGGTGATCATGTTAAGCGCGGGAGTCCTTCACATTTTCCATTCGATCTTCACACGTCAGGGCCGAAAGGAGATTCGGGAGCTTCTTCCGCGTCTCACGGATGTCCGGGATTTATCGGCCAACATCTTTTATTACGTTAAACTCGTCCGGGCGCGCGCAGCCACGGCACCGAAGCTCGGCCGGTACACGTACATTCACAAGGCGGAATATTGGGCGCTCATTTGGGGAACGATCGTGATGTCGGTCACGGGCTTTGCGCTCTGGTTTCCAGAACTGTTTTCAAGATTCCTTCCCGTTTGGGGCATCCCGCTGGCGGAGTTGATTCACTATTTTGAGGCGTGGCTGGCGACGCTGGCCATTCTCGTGTGGCACCTCTTCTTCGTGATATTCCATCCGGATGAATATCCGATGAACGTAACGTGGCTCACGGGCAAAGTGACCCGCCATGAAATGGAACGGGATCATCCGCGCGAACTCGATCGCCCCAACCCTTAA
- a CDS encoding cytochrome c has protein sequence MLKKTLIGLIGILVVPALMFAASAFAADDAAKKALYDKHCKKCHAEDGGGKKADGSWMPVAKTLKLEKPEGLSILSPEAKKITDDDIKKSMKEGKGKMKKLEGLSDADITALTEYTRDLQSKAK, from the coding sequence ATGTTGAAGAAGACGTTGATTGGACTGATCGGAATCCTGGTTGTGCCCGCTTTGATGTTTGCCGCGTCCGCATTCGCGGCGGATGACGCCGCGAAAAAGGCGCTGTACGACAAGCATTGCAAGAAATGCCACGCGGAAGACGGCGGCGGAAAGAAGGCGGACGGCTCCTGGATGCCGGTAGCTAAAACCCTGAAGCTCGAAAAGCCGGAAGGGCTCAGCATCCTTTCCCCCGAAGCCAAGAAAATCACCGACGACGACATTAAGAAGTCGATGAAAGAGGGCAAAGGGAAGATGAAGAAGTTGGAAGGACTGTCGGACGCCGACATTACGGCGTTGACGGAATACACGCGAGACCTGCAGTCAAAGGCGAAATAA